The following nucleotide sequence is from Diospyros lotus cultivar Yz01 chromosome 3, ASM1463336v1, whole genome shotgun sequence.
AGTGAATGGAGGGAGGGGCCTAATTGTGGATCCCAGAACAAAATATGTATACCATCGACCATAATTATTGCATCTCAAAACTGGAAGGAGCGGTTGAGCGAGCATTTGGGGGTTCATTTCCTTCGGTTCGTTCTCTTTTAATGTTCAAAGACATTGGGGTCGTGTTGCTTTTACAAGTCAGATTCTGCCCTTTCGTCCATTCTCTcccatattctatttattgtttGTAGAGTTCCGTAGACTCAAATAATATCGAGCAGTGTTGTGTATTATGTCTGCATCTTGTAATAAAGGTTTCCCCCGCATGTAATTTCTTGTGCCTGTGATGAGTTAAGGCTAATCATACATTAGAATGGATCAAGCATTATGGAGTTGTGTTTACTATAAACTTTGAATCATTGCTGTTTCTGTGCATCTATCTTCCAAGATATGGCGGCTCTCCGGTTGTTAAAAGCTTGAAGATCCGTGGGCAGTTTTGTTCatggtttttgtgtttttatctccttatttttactattttgaaaattaggaatcttaaatgaaattttatattttaagaattagtttactcatttatttttctcaaaaaaaaaataaaaaattcttaaaaactACCTTGTTAGATATGGCTTTTTGGCCTTCAGGTTCGATATTTTGAAAGAGATTCACTTTTGTTAGTTCTCTCCTAACGACAAGGAAAATAATAGTCTTGTAAAATGGTCAATTGTCGCAGAAAATGATTTATCATAACTGTAATGAttcttatgttttctttttttaatattcgCTGAATAGAATAATAAAGAATTGTAAACGTTACTCTTTCCTCAATggaaaattatgtaatttttataaaataatatatatatatatatcattcatatttgaaattaattgtgCTGAAATTAGAAAATAGGAAGAGAATCTATAAATGGAATTTGGGAACATTGAAAATTCTTGAGAAAACatacaagaaagaaagaggataaGTGATGGAAATAGGAGGACAGGGAAAAACCCTTGCTTTTCAGGATTCAATGGATTGATGGTTTTGCTGTATCATAAACTGAAAGTTCAAAAGCGTGAATCGTTGGATCCGTAGAAGCGGAGGAAGGCCGCCCAAATCCTCCGTCTCCGGCCGCTGCTAGAGCGTCTCCCAGTTTCCCACTATTTCTTCTGGAGAAGAATTGCCTCTTCCACGTACGCACGTACTATGCGGTATGCTTATGTGTATTCTTGACTTAATTAATCAGTCCCCTCAAAAATCTGGTTCCCTTTTCTTGAGCTTTGTGTGCGGAATGCTAAACACATTCACAAACTTTTGGTTCTTGGGCTGTTTGTTTGTCGTTTCAACGGGCACTTGTGTTGATTTTGAAACCAGaggtttgattttgtttctaGAAAGCAGAGAAAGAAGCAGTAAACAAAATTTTGAGGATAACCCTTATTGGgcattttctctcttcttgtgtttagttattattattattattattattaccttttttttttttatcagcaTCTGAATTCTTGTTCATATTACCAATTTGTAACTCCAGTTTTTGTGCTCACAAGACTCTTCTTGATCTTGACACTTCgtaaatttctattttcttgttCATATTATTGGTATATTTAATGCCATCAAAGCCAGTTGGCTGTTATATAGCCGTACTtacagtttgatttttttttttcatttgtcttAATTTTTGTATTGGTATTTTACGTGAATTTGATGTCAGATGAGAGGCAACTGTAGTAGCAGTGTGTAAGACTGAGGGGGATTCTTGTTGGAAATAAAAGGGAAAGGACAAAAACAAGAGCTTGCACTCTGTAGAGAAAATGCTACAAGTCATGTCTGCAAGCACTCTAACAACTTCTGGAAGCAACTGCATATGTGGATATACCCATTTATTGAGAAGGCATTTCAGGCTGATGAAGGGAAGTTGCTTCACCTTTGGCGTTGACAGATCATGCCTTTGGTATCAACGTGCTCGGAGCTTACCCTTCATTGGGCACTCAGATATGTTAAGAGAACAAAGTTGGAAAGTTGAAGCTGGATGGCTTTTTAAAGGAGATGACCAGGGTCTGAATGCAAGCTCAGAGCAAAGTGAAAGTGCCAATGAGGatatattgattttctttttccagctAGATTTGTCAACCCAAGTACAGGTTGGTGTGATTCTAGTGTCTTTTttccacacacatatatatgtatttatgttttGGATGATATTTCCTGCTTAAAAACAATCCACTCCAACACACATCCCAGGCTACTATGAAAGAGTTGATGGCTTAGcaaattttctgtttttgtggCAGCGTGCTCTGAACTTGGAGGAGTATGAAATTGCTCAACAACTGAGAAACAAACTTACAGAGGTTAGAACACAAACTTTGTCAATTCACAGTACCATACCACTCCTGATGAGGCTCCGCCCAACAAACCTCCTACTTCTAGGGTTTGTTGAAgttctttattaattttttatcgtATTGGTAGGATTTCTTTCTGATTTCACTCGACAATCAgctttactttttattttcacAGATGATTTATGAGAATGCCAATAatgttttgtatatatttttttgtaagacCTATTCTTGCATACTTTTCTCCACTTAACAAATGCAgtaattttaaatcaagttATTTTGCAACATGCTTCATAACTCTTTGTCTTGGAAGGTTGAAACAGAGGTTATTAGACagcaagaagaaagaagaggatCAGCCTCAAAGAGCGAAGCCCAGGACATTGCTATAAATATGTTACGCCTGCGGTCAGTCTCTAACCTCATATTTCTTATACTTTAGCTTTGTTACTGTTccagttttttttgttttatacgGGGATGTTGGTCTCTGGTTACACTTCTTGTATGCACTTTTCTCATTCTGTAATCCATTATCATACTGGTTTAACTAAAAACTTATATTGGATTTTTTCCATACCTTTTTTATGTACAGTGCTGACTTACAGAGTGCAATTCAAAGTGAAAACTATCCTTTGGCAGCTGAATTGCGGGATAAGATTTCCAAACTTGAGGCAGAGTCACTGGCTGCCTCAGCAAAAGCTCAACTTTATGAACATGCTCAGTATGCATTTCGTTTGGGCCAGAGAGTGAAGCACAAGCTGTTTGGTAAATATTGTTCTGCCTTTGTTACTCCATCATTTATCTGGTTAAGAGTAATCTGTGAATTATTTTCCACTGTAGTCTACAATCAACGATGTCAAGACTCAGATGCAGTTAATTATGATCAATGATATTGGGATCTCAGGCCCCCCAAGGAATTGCAATTCAGATCTTGTATCCTGATCATGGTGCATTCATGCACCAAAATCGCAACATGGACCAACCCCAATTTAGAGGaaatatgatgaaaaaaaaattaaaaagggcATCTCCATTGCGTGAAGCTCCTCACTTTATGAGGCTCCCTTCTTAAGAAATCAAAaacaatgtaaaataaaattctagggGCTAAAAAAGCAACCTAAAGCTATGTATGTACTGCTAAATAACAAACTCACTAATTTGTTGTCAATTTAATAAACTATTGAACTACCTTTAACCCAATTCAAAGTGCACCGCCACTGTAAATGGCACTCCAACTAAGCCTTATCCCCTCGTTTTACTTAAAGAAGATAATGTCATATTGTGTACCTGTACATATACCACGTACCTTAATAACCTGTGAACTAAGTAACATTTGTTATAATTATCAATCCCCTAAGAGACAGTTGAATTCAGTTCCTTTTCCCAATAGGGAAGCATTTATGGAGTCATGATGCAAACCACTAGAATGGGCAACTGATTCCATATGGATTAGCATCTATGCAATTCAGAAGCCCACGAGTCTATTTGAGATTTGTCTTCGCAATAACTCCCAAAGTCTACATGTTTTCTAGTTTTACTTTAACATGGTAGGGCCACTAGAAACATGCTACAAACCATAATAGCTGGAGCATAAGTTCTTAGGAAATCTGTGGTtcatttgaaatgtttttcttttttgtttttaaaggaaaatagTTATATATTTCAGATACTTGGTAGATGACTTTTTCAAGTTCTCATAAGCACAATTTAGAAACTTTCAGGGATGATTTGCACTCTCACCATACTTCTTGCACATGTAGCACTGGCAGATAATATTCTTGGCATTCTTGCTTCTCTTCCTTGGTTGTAGAAGGAAGAATAGCATGAACTCAACCCATTTAAAGTTCAATCATCTGGATCCCTACTGTTATATACTGTAATTTCCATGATTTTTTCCTGACGGATATCAGTTTAAAATACTTAAGATATATGAAAAATAGCACTCAAAAtggttttaaattatttataatggTGTTATGATAATATATAATGAATCTGGGGGCATTAGGGGTCCATAGAGGGCCGGGTCTGTTAAACCCCTGTCCTGACCATTTGATTTTGTAGTTCTAATTACTGACCCCAAAAAAATGCAAAGAGGGTAATTGAATCTTTAGATTGTTATGTAGAAACAGAGAGCAAAACAAAACCTTTGGTGTGGAGTTGTATCTCTCTGCAAAAAGAAGCCTAGTAATTGCCAAAGGATTCAGTGTGTACGCACAACCTAAATGGAACTCTTTGTGAGGGAGCTGAACAGCCACTTACAGTAAATATTACTGTATGATCTGTATCCTCGCCAATTGCATTGCCTTTACAAAATTAAGAGTTGGTTGTGGCtttcttgttcttttattttttctttgttttttttgccAGTTTCTGCAACACTTCAGCTTGGGGCTTTTAAGAACACATCAAGCTgtttgtctttgtttattttcttgtttcattTAGCATCCACACTCCTTTTTTCTGAAAACATGACCCATTCTGGTAGGCTCTACATTTCCCTTTTTTATGTAATTGGACTATCTTCTGGATTACAGGCCaagttcaattttgttttttgatttaCTATTCTTAGTTGTTCAAATGATCAGAAGATAATATCATTATATTTATATCAGGATATCAAGGCATTATTTGTGGGATGGATCCTGTTTGCTGTGAATCAAGTTCATGGAAGGAAATTGCACAGGTCGATAAGTTGTCTCGTGGTCCTGATCAACCATTTTATCAGGTTTTACTTGCCTTgttatttgttttagttttaacaGTGTGCTAGCAAGAATAActtttgtttgaatatttcCGGGTCTACATTTAGTTTGTTGTCTTTCAGCTCATGAATATTATTTGGCTTGTTCCCTTAATGTCTTCCTCGAATATTAAATTGTGATTTTGATGCATAAATTTTTCCTGTCAATAATGTGTCATGTTTTCAAGTGTACGTTTAGAATCTTTAGATAAAGACAATTGTTAGTAATTAGTAACTCATTTTTTATATGTGGGAGCAGTAGCATTATTCGCATGGGATTCCACTTTCTACTCTTCTCAAAAAtcttttttctcctattttccaatTATGGTAATTCTGAGCAAAAAATAAACAGGTTTTATTTAC
It contains:
- the LOC127797096 gene encoding clp protease adapter protein ClpF, chloroplastic isoform X2, with the translated sequence MLQVMSASTLTTSGSNCICGYTHLLRRHFRLMKGSCFTFGVDRSCLWYQRARSLPFIGHSDMLREQSWKVEAGWLFKGDDQGLNASSEQSESANEDILIFFFQLDLSTQVQRALNLEEYEIAQQLRNKLTEVETEVIRQQEERRGSASKSEAQDIAINMLRLRADLQSAIQSENYPLAAELRDKISKLEAESLAASAKAQLYEHAQYAFRLGQRVKHKLFGYQGIICGMDPVCCESSSWKEIAQVDKLSRGPDQPFYQLLKKICCPLINQTWPGLIIPTFRFYSMAWMQLEISSRSSSFATSTTGLGMRCPMIHQKTTGKMPKSVSLISASAKCVHI
- the LOC127797096 gene encoding clp protease adapter protein ClpF, chloroplastic isoform X1 encodes the protein MLQVMSASTLTTSGSNCICGYTHLLRRHFRLMKGSCFTFGVDRSCLWYQRARSLPFIGHSDMLREQSWKVEAGWLFKGDDQGLNASSEQSESANEDILIFFFQLDLSTQVQRALNLEEYEIAQQLRNKLTEVETEVIRQQEERRGSASKSEAQDIAINMLRLRADLQSAIQSENYPLAAELRDKISKLEAESLAASAKAQLYEHAQYAFRLGQRVKHKLFGYQGIICGMDPVCCESSSWKEIAQVDKLSRGPDQPFYQVLVDVYANPNLLVAYVAEENLLPPDKPDMARFDHPYISFLFYGMDAAGDFIPIKQLRDKYNRPRHEVPYDPPEDNGKDA